From Haloglomus litoreum, the proteins below share one genomic window:
- a CDS encoding FtsK/SpoIIIE domain-containing protein: MSGQFETQLAEWLQERLAENPPQAGQKLLAEFHDPATADVFADSLQKLAAAEPREIPGSSATLPTLTVEDGVPLFLARVVPEAPADSPAHVITQGFATRMRNLVSDSAQTDTPFAMLMVLESDATLDTLEASESLFGEEGSLNLTSFRESVLDPETCSSEQGKALLKALNKVLSSDSLYSEDVEVLDTLCEIRLAIDEEDADRLPELIGELPGFIREDYIESDWFDQTTPEEDLTDSAAEFLADNQTHARQLRRAHRTGTDTASKLDSQYEEGFVRGVLDRASWKDTSHTRAAKHEIKRTSRQFRTLEVDAADTRIYSPVDESGVRRAIVAIADDGEVRLTAEFSADLDDVPYEFLDSDGNESDLATLSKRENRLTARLEGLASDRPFYGRLLLYVGNQTTRGTPTHEFDVAVVPSWIFEATKDTPFDVDVEAETLIRHGDEEITLQPPQRLDFDFSEEQTEVTVADGDERSVEFTGYLVINPSAPDTVERVSILVAPPDEIPIRITFLTEVSTADTEEMIFPLMLAGIAEPDRWAGEALQLPESISIDTNRGEIYTPTEEGIRIEEAPLEIIQTEEEIIRSREVQHRVIDSEELQAGRVADGTALEEFPELQRAYARLLEHFDDRNRTPSTDPWDEETKRLVDDVLTAYEASIDEIGDTPDFSDYTSIRGLGTIRSTVSNRIWLTPFHPVMLAYGYRIAAWRDDTLVANGAVGGFRSERFLTRFNPTGLLPYMVSDGADKELLRGLLYEENPLWTVYSPIESPGSVTPQYMERVVRDKLDTFMHSFPLLFELHEGRNFVINLVNMGDLRPVIKGLYEFYKRVEKSRFEPPQILLRIYGGPAEGESLDRFFGDSAQSRLRIQLEQKNDEVVDLLRSNLMYVREGEYSEANHKEAHITLFRGLLTEDAGITELGDLPSGMLLDGLLPRESIDVQSGASGTVYSVGFGGHGDDESLVESVARVANTLEAGRLNNNYLPDHTLKKTIKSAHRADLGKLWDDSLWVVHVQPNVGLEFYIESDSEIGAGGGMVMIHYNDQYDTSSPNYDVITSTTKQNPYLTALKRALDEADLAGYLDASTVLSMLIAVDGELALDLQQSDDKGVIEKAGFVGGLALSKQLLDENSEGYTWVPLSLNELSRHDRATRDGTDGLLQYTESGAASDDICMVGVPDNLDGNSIQLWIVETKGGTSSLKKGREQVEGAISELRSIFHPDIDYSDAQLLYSEFGKTVLDVARRMESYDVLEEAEASTIERNETALMEGDFAVEFLTDATGHIGEVIRVRSDTLACDVDLSHEVRTINAPLKTLNLLGEGSVADVLPDLNPDQLSLDLPAPTEVQEGETATPSTDTEASATTSTASEETAAPPSTDHSSHSGTNEAPDGSIETAEQTGAQGMATGPSDPAQNGGGRTTDSGSSSQDQSGDPDETSTSAADDAVEATSEPPDNGKSGSAQSTDEPGDNVTPTEASSTADPEPQPTSDTGQDASSTSSEEAEVLPRAGTDADSILAEMEQSEEPEADIDRSKLVQDLKREFESLGVRIHPPNPSSISIGPRKIGVNVHPKEGQTVEGIMQKLNSLSVHIQAEGDIVGSPNPSKGAVRLEIPHSEPTTVFLRDGIEALRSELAEPVTIPLGVDVDNQHHALSMLQEKHALVGGATGSGKSNFLSTIVANFAITHSPDDLKMSILDPKGVDFGRFADLPHVERGTYLDTPDACTDHLIELLNTELPERKQRLQESGFASVSELNEYAEEMGHEPMPYHVIIIDEYADLIMSLDDNDDAFEEAVTRLAQVGRAHGFVIFLATQRPSADIVSGKIKANFPCRISFRLPSNTDSRVILDEPGAEDLQGAGDMIVLTQDGKLRLQGYRLSPKDAIAIRKAYTDSEE, encoded by the coding sequence ATGTCAGGGCAATTTGAAACGCAGTTAGCCGAATGGTTGCAGGAACGATTAGCTGAAAACCCGCCGCAGGCCGGCCAGAAACTGCTGGCTGAATTTCATGACCCGGCGACTGCGGACGTCTTCGCCGACAGTCTTCAGAAACTTGCTGCAGCTGAGCCGCGCGAAATCCCTGGGTCGTCGGCTACGCTGCCGACCCTGACTGTCGAAGACGGGGTGCCGCTATTCCTGGCACGAGTAGTACCCGAAGCGCCTGCAGACTCTCCAGCACACGTCATTACCCAGGGCTTCGCAACTCGGATGCGGAATTTGGTCTCGGACTCCGCGCAAACGGACACACCGTTTGCCATGCTCATGGTACTGGAGTCTGATGCGACTCTGGACACGCTCGAGGCTTCTGAGAGTCTTTTTGGCGAAGAGGGCTCTCTGAACCTCACCTCGTTCCGCGAAAGCGTATTGGATCCGGAGACTTGCAGCTCAGAGCAGGGGAAAGCGCTTCTCAAGGCGCTTAACAAGGTACTCTCGTCTGATTCACTGTACAGCGAAGACGTAGAAGTACTGGACACTCTCTGCGAAATTCGGCTCGCAATCGATGAGGAGGATGCAGACCGTCTCCCTGAGCTGATCGGAGAGTTACCAGGGTTCATCCGCGAGGATTACATTGAGTCGGACTGGTTCGATCAGACAACTCCTGAAGAGGACCTCACAGACTCAGCTGCAGAATTCCTCGCCGACAATCAGACGCATGCCCGGCAGCTTCGTCGGGCGCACCGGACTGGTACCGATACAGCGTCAAAGCTGGACTCACAATACGAAGAGGGCTTTGTCCGAGGTGTTTTGGACCGGGCATCGTGGAAGGACACGTCGCACACGAGGGCTGCCAAGCATGAGATCAAGCGGACGAGTCGACAATTCCGGACACTAGAGGTCGATGCTGCAGACACTCGGATCTACAGTCCCGTAGACGAAAGCGGTGTTCGTCGAGCCATCGTTGCGATTGCAGACGATGGCGAAGTCCGGCTGACAGCAGAGTTCTCTGCCGATCTGGACGATGTCCCCTATGAGTTTCTCGACAGCGATGGTAATGAGTCTGATCTGGCGACTCTGAGTAAACGCGAAAACCGCCTCACTGCTCGGCTTGAAGGGCTTGCGAGTGATCGGCCATTCTACGGGCGGCTGCTGCTATATGTCGGCAACCAGACAACACGCGGCACGCCGACGCATGAGTTCGACGTCGCAGTTGTGCCCTCGTGGATATTTGAGGCGACAAAGGACACTCCGTTCGATGTCGACGTCGAGGCAGAGACCCTCATTCGCCATGGGGATGAGGAAATCACGCTCCAGCCGCCACAGCGGCTTGACTTCGATTTCTCAGAGGAACAGACCGAAGTGACGGTGGCCGACGGTGATGAACGATCAGTCGAGTTCACTGGGTACCTAGTCATCAATCCATCGGCGCCTGATACGGTCGAACGAGTCAGCATACTCGTCGCTCCACCGGATGAAATCCCGATTCGGATTACCTTCCTGACGGAGGTTTCCACAGCAGATACTGAGGAGATGATCTTCCCGCTAATGTTAGCGGGCATTGCCGAGCCAGACCGCTGGGCAGGTGAGGCACTCCAGCTCCCTGAGTCGATCTCTATCGACACTAATCGAGGAGAGATCTACACTCCCACTGAGGAAGGCATCCGAATCGAGGAGGCGCCTTTAGAGATTATCCAAACAGAAGAGGAGATCATCCGGAGCCGCGAGGTCCAGCACCGGGTTATCGATTCCGAGGAGCTTCAGGCGGGACGTGTTGCCGACGGGACTGCACTCGAGGAGTTCCCGGAATTACAGCGGGCGTATGCGAGACTTCTCGAGCACTTCGACGACCGGAATCGGACGCCGTCGACAGACCCCTGGGACGAAGAAACGAAGCGGCTCGTCGACGATGTCCTCACCGCGTACGAGGCGTCGATCGATGAGATCGGTGACACCCCCGACTTCAGCGACTACACCTCGATTCGAGGGCTCGGAACGATCCGGTCGACTGTCAGCAACCGGATTTGGCTCACCCCGTTCCATCCGGTGATGTTGGCATACGGCTACCGGATTGCCGCCTGGCGTGATGACACACTGGTCGCAAACGGGGCTGTTGGTGGATTCCGCTCCGAGCGGTTCCTTACTCGATTCAATCCGACCGGTCTGCTTCCGTACATGGTCTCAGATGGGGCGGATAAGGAGCTGCTCCGTGGCTTGCTCTATGAGGAAAACCCGCTGTGGACGGTATACTCACCGATTGAGTCGCCCGGCTCAGTTACCCCACAGTATATGGAACGAGTAGTCCGTGACAAGCTGGATACGTTCATGCACTCGTTCCCGCTTCTGTTTGAGCTGCATGAGGGACGTAACTTCGTCATCAATCTGGTCAATATGGGGGATCTGCGCCCGGTGATCAAGGGGCTGTACGAGTTCTACAAGCGGGTGGAAAAGAGCCGATTCGAGCCCCCGCAGATCTTGCTCCGGATCTATGGTGGTCCAGCGGAAGGTGAATCCTTAGACCGGTTCTTCGGCGATAGTGCCCAATCGCGGCTCCGAATCCAACTCGAGCAGAAAAATGACGAGGTTGTCGATCTACTACGGTCGAATCTGATGTATGTTCGTGAGGGCGAGTACAGCGAGGCAAACCACAAAGAAGCCCATATTACGCTCTTCCGGGGGCTGCTAACCGAGGATGCGGGCATTACTGAACTCGGTGATCTGCCGTCCGGAATGCTACTTGATGGGTTACTGCCACGGGAATCGATTGACGTCCAGTCTGGCGCCTCTGGGACAGTTTACTCCGTCGGATTTGGTGGTCATGGCGACGATGAGTCTCTGGTTGAATCCGTTGCAAGAGTCGCTAACACCCTGGAAGCCGGGCGCTTGAACAACAACTACCTCCCGGACCATACGCTCAAGAAGACGATCAAATCTGCCCATCGGGCCGACCTCGGGAAGCTCTGGGATGATTCGCTCTGGGTCGTCCACGTGCAGCCAAACGTCGGCCTTGAATTCTATATCGAATCCGATAGTGAGATCGGGGCTGGCGGCGGGATGGTCATGATCCACTACAATGATCAATATGACACCTCGTCGCCGAACTACGATGTTATCACGTCGACGACCAAGCAGAACCCGTACTTGACGGCTCTGAAGCGGGCGCTCGATGAAGCTGATCTCGCCGGATATCTCGATGCAAGTACTGTCCTCTCGATGCTGATCGCTGTCGATGGTGAGCTGGCGCTCGACCTCCAGCAAAGCGACGACAAGGGCGTAATCGAGAAGGCTGGCTTCGTTGGCGGGCTTGCACTTAGCAAACAGCTTCTCGACGAAAATTCGGAGGGCTATACCTGGGTGCCGCTCAGTCTCAATGAGCTCTCACGCCATGACCGTGCAACCAGAGACGGCACTGACGGCCTATTGCAGTATACCGAGAGCGGTGCTGCGAGTGATGACATCTGCATGGTTGGCGTCCCAGATAATCTGGACGGCAACTCCATTCAGCTCTGGATCGTCGAGACGAAGGGCGGCACCTCGAGCCTCAAAAAAGGCCGCGAGCAGGTCGAAGGAGCGATTTCGGAGCTGCGCTCGATCTTCCATCCCGATATCGATTACAGCGATGCCCAGCTCCTGTACTCTGAATTCGGCAAGACTGTGCTAGATGTCGCCAGAAGAATGGAGAGTTACGATGTGCTTGAAGAAGCCGAAGCTTCGACCATCGAAAGGAACGAAACAGCCCTAATGGAGGGCGATTTTGCTGTTGAGTTCCTCACGGATGCGACTGGGCATATCGGCGAGGTCATTCGGGTGCGGTCCGATACACTTGCCTGTGATGTCGATCTTAGCCATGAGGTCCGCACTATCAATGCACCGCTGAAAACGCTCAACCTGCTTGGGGAGGGGTCGGTAGCGGATGTCTTGCCTGATCTGAATCCGGATCAGCTCAGCCTCGATCTCCCTGCTCCAACAGAAGTACAGGAAGGGGAGACAGCAACGCCAAGCACGGACACAGAAGCATCGGCTACCACATCCACCGCTTCTGAGGAGACAGCAGCCCCCCCTTCGACCGACCATAGCAGTCATTCGGGTACCAATGAGGCGCCGGACGGATCAATTGAGACAGCTGAGCAGACTGGGGCCCAGGGCATGGCCACTGGCCCATCTGATCCTGCTCAGAATGGGGGTGGACGAACAACTGACTCCGGATCAAGCAGCCAGGATCAATCGGGTGACCCCGATGAGACGTCCACTTCCGCAGCAGACGATGCGGTAGAGGCGACATCAGAACCGCCTGATAACGGGAAATCAGGATCCGCTCAGTCGACCGACGAACCCGGAGACAACGTCACGCCAACAGAGGCTTCATCGACAGCTGACCCGGAGCCCCAGCCAACTTCGGATACGGGCCAGGATGCCTCTTCTACCTCGAGCGAGGAAGCTGAGGTACTCCCGAGGGCCGGCACAGATGCCGACAGCATCCTGGCCGAGATGGAACAAAGTGAGGAACCGGAAGCAGATATCGACCGGAGCAAACTCGTTCAGGACCTCAAACGCGAGTTCGAGTCACTCGGAGTCCGGATCCATCCGCCAAACCCATCGAGTATTTCCATCGGACCGCGCAAGATCGGCGTCAACGTCCATCCCAAGGAGGGGCAGACGGTGGAGGGGATCATGCAGAAGCTCAATTCGCTCAGCGTTCATATCCAGGCTGAAGGTGATATTGTGGGCTCACCCAATCCTTCGAAGGGGGCTGTCCGTCTGGAGATCCCTCATTCAGAGCCGACGACTGTCTTCCTTCGTGACGGGATTGAGGCACTCCGGTCAGAGCTTGCCGAGCCGGTGACGATACCGCTGGGCGTTGACGTAGACAATCAGCATCACGCCCTTTCGATGCTCCAGGAGAAACATGCCCTTGTCGGGGGGGCGACGGGGTCCGGGAAGTCGAATTTCTTGAGCACGATCGTCGCCAACTTCGCAATCACGCACTCACCTGATGACCTCAAAATGAGTATTCTGGACCCCAAAGGGGTTGATTTCGGCCGCTTCGCCGACCTCCCGCATGTGGAGCGGGGCACGTATCTCGACACGCCCGACGCCTGCACCGACCATCTGATTGAGCTGCTGAATACAGAACTCCCAGAACGCAAACAGCGGCTCCAAGAGAGTGGGTTTGCTTCTGTGAGCGAATTGAACGAGTATGCTGAGGAGATGGGCCATGAGCCGATGCCCTATCACGTAATCATCATTGACGAGTATGCCGATCTCATCATGTCTCTCGATGATAATGACGATGCGTTCGAGGAGGCGGTAACGCGACTCGCGCAGGTCGGTCGTGCCCACGGGTTCGTGATCTTCCTTGCTACGCAGCGACCCTCTGCCGATATCGTCTCGGGTAAAATCAAGGCCAACTTCCCCTGCCGGATCAGCTTCCGTCTCCCGTCCAACACTGACTCGCGGGTTATCTTGGATGAGCCAGGTGCTGAAGACTTGCAAGGGGCTGGTGATATGATCGTGCTGACACAAGATGGGAAGCTCCGTCTGCAGGGATATCGTCTCAGTCCGAAAGACGCGATCGCTATTCGGAAAGCCTACACCGACTCGGAAGAGTAG
- a CDS encoding DUF7386 family protein, which produces MARDRIALRATDDREKLLDQAKGALNCDSDAEVIDAALRHAVQSVENLETVKREVSPALAERLSTDEVRLTQYPQVRVD; this is translated from the coding sequence ATGGCACGTGACCGTATCGCGCTCCGTGCGACTGACGACCGAGAGAAGCTGCTCGACCAGGCGAAGGGGGCGCTCAACTGTGACTCCGACGCGGAGGTGATCGACGCCGCGCTCCGACACGCCGTCCAGTCCGTCGAGAATCTCGAAACTGTCAAGCGCGAGGTCTCGCCGGCACTCGCCGAGCGCCTGAGTACCGACGAGGTTCGGCTCACTCAGTACCCCCAAGTCCGCGTGGACTAA
- a CDS encoding restriction endonuclease → MEESSAEIDAYLDEIDAYEFEALVAKIWEKDDWTTSITSDSNDRGIDVVAQRETPTSQKVLIQAKAWSEDNKVGSEEVRKYATLYQQEEDVDSVVIVTTGWFTSQAQELASDLEVRLVNRDDLHRLLSELDGFNVDSMDTPSTQDTLPDWLSVDIREHTEVYQQLGTTRNADKAIDFVNKMAEKENISASVGPGIPEAEGHRECTNCRRNEVYGFELLNDEGWTQIRKCFDCRREWLRAKNEGVDWMVRQPSPFDENRYSMGSDGNIVAPIQNSTLTKCPICGETDCIWLSDSAENYDYIAKCETCSSVWERNSKLLRKDRWECIESGVEAVEIGTVIVESEFRDR, encoded by the coding sequence ATGGAGGAATCGTCTGCAGAAATCGATGCCTACCTAGACGAGATTGATGCGTACGAATTCGAGGCGCTTGTAGCCAAAATCTGGGAAAAAGATGACTGGACGACATCCATAACGAGTGACTCTAACGATCGAGGGATTGACGTAGTCGCCCAGCGCGAAACGCCCACGTCACAGAAAGTCCTGATTCAAGCGAAGGCATGGAGCGAGGATAACAAGGTGGGTAGCGAAGAGGTCCGAAAGTACGCGACGTTGTATCAACAGGAAGAGGATGTGGACAGCGTCGTGATTGTAACCACAGGGTGGTTCACCTCGCAAGCGCAGGAGCTGGCGAGTGATTTAGAGGTTCGACTGGTCAACCGCGACGATCTACATCGGTTACTCTCCGAACTGGATGGGTTCAATGTCGATTCTATGGACACCCCTTCCACTCAGGACACTCTACCCGATTGGCTATCAGTGGATATTCGCGAGCACACGGAAGTATACCAGCAGTTGGGGACCACTCGAAATGCGGATAAGGCGATCGACTTCGTCAACAAGATGGCTGAAAAAGAGAATATATCAGCCAGTGTGGGACCGGGGATTCCCGAGGCAGAGGGCCATAGGGAGTGCACGAATTGTCGCAGAAATGAGGTCTACGGGTTCGAATTACTGAATGACGAAGGCTGGACGCAAATCAGGAAGTGCTTCGACTGTCGCCGTGAGTGGTTGCGAGCAAAAAATGAAGGTGTTGATTGGATGGTCCGACAGCCTTCTCCGTTCGATGAAAATCGTTACTCAATGGGTTCTGACGGGAACATCGTTGCCCCAATTCAGAATAGCACACTGACCAAGTGTCCGATCTGTGGGGAGACTGATTGTATTTGGTTGAGTGACTCGGCCGAGAACTATGATTACATCGCCAAATGTGAGACGTGTAGCTCTGTTTGGGAACGGAATTCGAAACTTCTCCGGAAGGACCGCTGGGAGTGCATCGAAAGCGGAGTCGAAGCCGTGGAAATCGGGACCGTAATTGTGGAGTCAGAATTTCGAGATAGGTAG